agtgttgatttatgacatctgaatgtgcatcagatggcaacaagatcatattgtacagtaatttcatcaggtaacatgaatataaAAGCCGgggagaggtggttagaataggatgggaggccaaaagtctgtgtaaccaatagagagtcagagtcccgagtgtgggaacaaacatagtctgtcccacggttgggtaaagaaagtttgtagtcaacaaagtatgcaggagtcatgaggcaaatagcaaaatgcaatAATGACTTGgagctagccattgtaagttcagagtcactcgccccagcagtgcgtgtgtgctggaggcgagcgaaagctcgggagagaggggtgagtgtggtggaggtacccgattcatgatcgaattgctgcaaagaaaccgctactaaaggacaccgataagaagagacttgcatgggccaagaaacacgagcaatggacattaggccggtggaaatctgtcctttgttctgatgagtccaaaaagatttttggttccaaccgccgtgtctttgtgaattTTTAAAGTTGTCCACATTAAGGTCTAGTCTACTGTTTTGCTCATTTGCATTTGCAATGTATTGCATTAATCAATGTGCAAATGTACATGTTATCATCAGCCAATGCCAACTTCCTTGGCCCATGGATGACACTGGTTATGTCCCAATTCTCTCattcctcccaaagtgtgcacttgttcacttcccttcactatTTTGAAAGGAAATTGCTGATAAAACAAATGTGGCGGAAACCCATGcatccaccaatccaatgcttttagatttgtgggaaATGGTGTACAAGTGCACATTTCAGGAGAAAGGAGATTTTCACATCTCTAAATGTGAAAATGTATTCGGTAAAAAAGCTAATGTATGTTCATACCTTAATATCAATAATATGCTAAGCCTTCTCTAAGCTGCGGGAGGGTCTACTACAATTTGTGCCAATTTTCTTCATTTTAGGCTCAAAAGAAGCCCGTCGTCCTCTTACATTCTGTCAACTTTATAGTctgctgtgttttgtatttttttttacccataatGCTCATTGACTTGACATTCCAAATTACCATTACATAAAGCCCTGAGTGATTATTTCTACCATGGTTCATGCTATTGTGTCATGTCAATGCCATTATAATGTACTTTTGCTCCCAAGGCAAAGCCTATAAAAGCATGGGTCCCAGACGCTGAGGGGGTATAACTATGATCATGCCCAGACACAGACTATCCACTTCTCGGCCAGCCCGCAGGATGCTTAGAGCCACTCGGACCGTAAGATGCAGGAAGAGAGTTGACATTAGGTCCCTTACTAGCCATCAGCTCCTTGTCTGGTAAATGCCACTGGCATTTACATTCCtctgtgttttgtatttatttatttttcctggtTTTTGTGTTTTGGAATGGCACGGTTACTACAGAAGATTCACCTGTCACAATGCAAATTATGCAAGTGTTTGAAGGCCAATTTCGAATGTGAAAAAtgactacattacccataatgCTAATCGACTGGACATTCCAAATTTCCATGGCAATTATGGCTCACAATAGTAATATTAATTTATGCAACACTGTATCCAAGGTATCCTGTCAATTGCACTGCTGCACTTATACCCAATGGGCCCTGCGTAAAATCTTCCAACTGCATATCTCATGAGTGATGCCTGCTCCCCTGTTTTCCCCAACTCTTAAACTAACCATAAATCCTTTCAAATAATGCTGTCAAATAAGCACTAGGTCTAAAACATATGCTTCCCTATTGCCTTTCACCTTGACCAATCAACTTACTGCAATGGGATCAGAATACATGGTAGAATTCATAGGCCCATCAAATCCTTTGTTTAAGACACAATGTTGTCATGTCCTTGGCTAGACAATGTTCTCTTAAAATGTCTGAGGGAAGGACATGCTACGCTATGGGCCCAAAAGCTGTCAGTTCCACCTCAGACTTTCCGCAGCTGTTAAATTAGATGAGAACATTGGAGATTACCCCCACTTGTATTGCAATCAACAGGAGCCTATATAAAACAATATGTGAAGCATCAATACTAAGATTCAATAGTACATGTTAATGATTATATATGATGGGCATAGGCTGTGCTGCCTCCAGTTACGGCACGAGAAAGAAACTCAACGAAACAGATCATATCATCGCTTCCATCTATTCAATTTAGTGGTAATTTCCCAATAGACATTTCATCAAACTAACAGCTGTCTATCACCAAGCACAGATTAAGGTATTGTTACATTAAACCTGATCATTGTGAGCTGGTTTCCTGGACCTAGATTAAACCTACAGCTGGACTAAAAAACATACTAAAATGGATCTCCACTGAAAAAGCATCTTACACAGGATTTTTTGCTTTATTCTTCTTAATGCCTACAATATGACCGATTGAATAACTCAAATGGACAGATGCATACCTTGTTACGGCTTTATTTGCACAATGTACAGAGGAACAATTCATTTTCTAGAAAATGTGAGATTCAGTTGGAGAGTGAAAAggctgtgttagtgtgtgttagtggttgTGACTGATAGCGCTTGGCCTCTACCATTTACTCCCAACAAGagatttgtttttctatgatggACGATGACCTAAAACATCTTTCATACAAACACACTATACTGAACTGCACACATACAGCATACAACGCAGTCTGCATACAGGGTATGAAACCGTGATAAGGCAAGTAAATCGCTCAGGATTAGAgcgtctgttaaattgtctgtccggGTGTCATTCAGGGCTAAATTCCTAACTTAAGGTCTACATGTAAAAGTCTGATCTTCACAATAATCTTCAATTTAGATTATTTCAATCTCATCTAAGCCAACATCAGAGTCATGAGTCAAGATATCAAGTCAGGATACAGCCTTCAGGAACCCTTGGATCGGAGATTCACATCCTggtctgttgggttttgtgttcgctCCTCTACTGGTCCTTGAAATTGGCCTTTCTCTTTTCCACAAACGCGGTCATGCCCTCCTTACGATCCTCCTGTTGTAGGAAACACAATGTCAGTGAGTACATACACAGAACACACCTGAGAAACGGTGGCATGTACGACCAGGTTATGCCAAAAGGAGCTTCCTAAGAAAACAGTTGATCTGAATAAGAGAACATCAGTAGATTGACTGACCGTGGCGAAGGTGGAGTGAAATAATCTCTTTTCCAGACGATTCCCTTCAGCCAGCGTCAGCTCGTAggctacacaccaacacacacgttAGATCTTGCATTAATCAATACAACTAAAGCAATAAAAGACTAAGGaatgagataaaaaataaaaataatgtaaatgtatgaATTAAATCAAGTTCACAAAACATGAAATATCTAAACATCTCACATATCATTGTAGGGTCAGAGAAGGGTTTATTAAATATGTAAAAATCAGATCAGCTCTCTAACCTGCGTTGACGGCCTCTTTAGCCATGGCAGACACGATCTTGGAGTTGGCAGCGATCTTCTCCCCACATTTAATAGCTTCTGACACCAATTGGTCTACTGGACAGATCTTACTCACCAgacctaagagagagagagcatggtaagtgtgtgtataatgtgaggTTTGTGCGTGTTATCTGACTGTTTagcctcctgtgtgtgtgcgtgtctgtgtgtgtgtgcttacgtgCAAGTTACCTGACTGTTTACCCTCCTTTGCATGTATAAtgtgaggtttgtgtgtgtgtgatacctgACTGCTTAGCCTCCTGTGCTGTGATCCTGTCTCCAGTCAGTACCATCTCCATGGCGAGAGACTTCCCCACTGCCCTTGTCAGTCTCTGAGTACCACCAGCACCTACGCACAGAGTACAGTTAACctacagaccaacagacagacagaactacagacagacagaactatTTTCGATCCACATAGATCAGGGATTAGTGGTACCTGGGATTGTTCCCAAAAGGATCTCAGGCTGTCCAAACTGAGCCTTCTCTCCAGCAAAGATGATGTCACACATCATAGCAAGCTCACAGCCTCCCCCCAACTAGAGAAAAATACATACAGCGAGAGAGGCACACACAGAATTAATGTTAACCCTCacactgttaacacacacacaaaaccaagcTGTTCTTGTGGTACTAGTCTCGCTATACAGACTACCTCCCACAATGTGCCAATGTTTCAGCATACA
The sequence above is drawn from the Salvelinus sp. IW2-2015 unplaced genomic scaffold, ASM291031v2 Un_scaffold1464, whole genome shotgun sequence genome and encodes:
- the echs1 gene encoding enoyl-CoA hydratase, mitochondrial, with protein sequence MALFCRTAALLLKPGALSSTLSFARQYSAGGQYEYILVEKRGENQDVGYIQLNRPKALNALCDGLMLELGKALDAFEADGTVGAIVLTGSDRAFAAGADIKEMQNRTFQECYAGNFLAHWNRVSTIKKPVIAAVNGFALGGGCELAMMCDIIFAGEKAQFGQPEILLGTIPGAGGTQRLTRAVGKSLAMEMVLTGDRITAQEAKQSGLVSKICPVDQLVSEAIKCGEKIAANSKIVSAMAKEAVNAAYELTLAEGNRLEKRLFHSTFATEDRKEGMTAFVEKRKANFKDQ